CCGATATCATATCCGATATCATATCCGATATCATATCCGATATTTTGAAGGGGTTGAGGTTAAAAAAAAATGCGCAGTCACTTAAAGTCTTTAATATTAAAAATGCTTAATGATAAAGCTATGTCTGGTTCTGAAATAATAACTGAAATAAACAATTTGATGAATTGGAAACCGAGTTGTGGCTCAATATATCCTTTATTAAACTCTTTAGAAACTGATGGTTTAACTATTTCTAATCTTAATCAAGGTAAAAAGATTTATTCTTTAACTGCTAAAGCTAAAAAATTAGTTAAAGAAAAATATGATGAAAAAGAAGAATTAATTGTTGCTATGGAGAAATCTTACAAATTATTAGAATCAATTTATGGGTTTGATACGTCCATGGAACGTGAGATGCTTAAAGATATAAAAAAAGGAAGTATGCCATTTCATGAAATATATGATGAATCAATGTTTTTAAAAGAAGAATTAGCTAGGATTCAAAAAAAGAATTTATTATCTAAGAATATTGTTGAAATAAAAAATATATTAAGAAAGGCAGGTAATGATTTAAAAAAAATAAGGTGAATCATATTGAAAGATAAAAAAATTAAAGATGATGAAATCATAATTGAATTAAAAGATGTTTGGAAAACATATATCATGGGTGAAGTTAAAGTTCATGCTCTTCGTGGTATGAATTTGCAAGTAAAAAAAGGAGAATTCTTGTCAATTATGGGTCCTAGTGGTTCTGGTAAGAGTACCGCGATGAACATGGTTGGTTGTTTGGATACTCCTTCTAAGGGTAAGATTTTTCTTAGTGGTAAAGATATTTCTAAATTGTCCGAATCTGATTTAGCTCAGATAAGAGGTAAAAAGATAGGTTTTATTTTTCAAAAATTTAATCTTATAACTAGTATGACTGCTAAAGAAAATGTGATGTTGCCTTTAATATTTCAGGATGTAAATCCTTTAAAAAGAGAAAGGACTGCTAAAAGATTCTTAGATTTAGTTGGTTTGAAAGATAGAATGAATCATAATCCTAATGAGTTATCAGGAGGTCAACAACAAAGAGTTGCTATTGCTCGTGCATTATCTAATTCTCCTGAAGTTATATTGGCGGATGAACCTACGGGTAATTTAGATAGTAAATCTGGAACAACAGTTATGGATTTTCTTAAAAAGTTGCACAAAGAAGAAAATACAACTATTGTTTTAGTTACGCATGATGAAAAAGTTGCTGCGAAAGCAGATAGGACTGTTTTTTTGAAGGATGGTATGATTGTTAATAATTTAGATGTTGATACGTCTAAATTGATTGAAACTCAATTAGTTGAGGAAAAAAGAAAAAAAGCTAAAATGAAGTAAGAGGTGTAATTATGTTTAATGGAGGAATTTTTATGAAAAAAATAAGTTTGGTATTTGCTTTGTTGTTGTTATTGCCGATGGTTGTTAGTGCTCAGAACGCGCCTATTATTAGGTTGAGTATTTCTAACTATGATCCTATGCCTGTTCAACCAGGTGAATTTGTTGATGTTTGGATAAGTATTCAAAACATTGGTGCGGGTGAAGCTAAAGATTTAAGATTAGAATATTTGGATTCGCCTTTTTTTGAATTAGTTAATCCTGATGAGAAAGTAAGAGAAATTTCTGTTCTTGGTTCTTATAGAGATTACACTTTGAAGTATCGATTTAAAGTTGCTAATAACGTGGTTGAAGGAGTTAATGAATTAAGATTTGAATATTCTCTTGGTGGCGCACCTGGTGTTATTAGTACGTCTAATTTAAGATTGGATGTTAAGTCAACTGATGTTCCTATTAGTATAAGTTCTGTTCGTTTATATCCTGATCCTGTTGAGCCAGGGCAGAAGGCTGAACTAGTTATAGGGGTTACTAATCCTGCGCAGTCATCTAATTTGAGAGATGTTAGTGTGGCTTTGCAATTAGCTGATACTCAAGGTGGTTCCATGTTTAATTTGCCGTTTGCACCTATTGGTTCAACTAATAAGAAATCTATTAATAGAATATTACCTGGTCAAACAACTGAGTTCAGGTTTAGTTTAACTGCGTATCCTGATGCTGATTCTAAAATTTATAAAGTTCCTGTTGTTTTTGCTTATTATGATGATTTGGGAAGAAGATATGATGATATTTC
The nucleotide sequence above comes from Candidatus Woesearchaeota archaeon. Encoded proteins:
- a CDS encoding ABC transporter ATP-binding protein: MIELKDVWKTYIMGEVKVHALRGMNLQVKKGEFLSIMGPSGSGKSTAMNMVGCLDTPSKGKIFLSGKDISKLSESDLAQIRGKKIGFIFQKFNLITSMTAKENVMLPLIFQDVNPLKRERTAKRFLDLVGLKDRMNHNPNELSGGQQQRVAIARALSNSPEVILADEPTGNLDSKSGTTVMDFLKKLHKEENTTIVLVTHDEKVAAKADRTVFLKDGMIVNNLDVDTSKLIETQLVEEKRKKAKMK
- a CDS encoding PadR family transcriptional regulator; amino-acid sequence: MRSHLKSLILKMLNDKAMSGSEIITEINNLMNWKPSCGSIYPLLNSLETDGLTISNLNQGKKIYSLTAKAKKLVKEKYDEKEELIVAMEKSYKLLESIYGFDTSMEREMLKDIKKGSMPFHEIYDESMFLKEELARIQKKNLLSKNIVEIKNILRKAGNDLKKIR